From a region of the Azospirillum formosense genome:
- a CDS encoding PAS-domain containing protein codes for MTVIEQAWKTVPTVSAKFLLILIPILVLTTLGFSSIFFYGKYKDLRGALRDRIEAVAEINAVALSSSLWAVDVPAIRNIIQAISVNRELRCIEVADELADGRFAWPEDDCRSFAGRETVRRPIQVQNRRLGTLTLHFSYAPVDEQIRQEMVNTLWLLLLMLIGTLVTALTAHRLTIGVPLGRLIASIRTAEQEHLRQPVHWSSADELGRVIAAYNGMLTRLDEEEAALRQSEERLGLAITATRSSVWDYDLRTGQYWWSKEFPALLGYGPAELEMTARTWESLIHPEERPRVVAESRSRVRDKDSAYATVYRMRRRDGGWSWIEDRATALRDGEGTAVRLTGTMSDVTERMQAERDLARERNVLQITLDNTDQGIIMVDRNLRVVMSNRRAAELLDVPAAFLAGNPLFPEIIQRQRAQGAFEDFSIDPDLELDDTAVVPDQPFAFKRRRPDGTIIEVRSNPLPEGGFVRTFTDVTVEARSAEEVFHAMEALETAYADLKETQDSLVQAEKMASLALLVAGVAHEINTPVGIAYSCSTHLASKTQTLTEAFAKGALKKSDLTAYVAAAGESARLIEQNLTRAAELIQSFKRVAVDQTSQERRRFDLRSYLDEIITSLGPRLRKSPHRMTVACPDGITMDGYPGALSQVITNLVINALTHAFPDGREGAMALTVEELPDGELDIRFSDDGVGIAPDNLPKVFEPFFTTKRGTGGSGLGLHIVFNLVTQSLGGRISVESPRPNDRPGGGTSFLLRIPLTAPRMAGAAGMDPATDAA; via the coding sequence ATGACGGTGATCGAGCAGGCGTGGAAAACGGTGCCGACGGTGTCGGCGAAATTCCTGCTGATCCTGATTCCCATCCTGGTCCTGACCACGCTCGGCTTTTCCTCGATCTTCTTCTACGGCAAGTACAAGGATCTGCGCGGCGCCCTGCGCGACCGGATCGAGGCGGTGGCGGAGATCAACGCCGTCGCCCTGTCCTCCAGCCTGTGGGCGGTGGACGTTCCGGCCATCCGCAACATCATCCAGGCGATCTCCGTCAACCGCGAGCTTCGATGCATCGAGGTGGCGGACGAGCTGGCCGACGGCCGCTTCGCGTGGCCGGAGGACGACTGCCGCTCCTTTGCCGGGCGCGAGACGGTGCGCCGTCCGATCCAGGTGCAAAACCGCCGGCTCGGCACGCTGACCCTCCATTTCAGCTACGCCCCGGTGGACGAGCAGATCCGGCAGGAGATGGTCAACACGCTGTGGCTCCTGCTGCTGATGCTGATCGGCACGCTGGTCACCGCCCTGACCGCGCACCGGCTGACCATCGGCGTGCCGCTGGGCCGGCTGATCGCCTCGATCCGCACCGCGGAGCAGGAGCATCTGCGCCAGCCCGTGCACTGGTCGTCGGCCGACGAGCTGGGGCGGGTGATCGCCGCCTACAACGGCATGCTGACCCGGCTGGACGAGGAGGAGGCCGCCCTGCGCCAGAGCGAGGAGCGGCTGGGGCTGGCCATCACCGCCACCCGCTCCTCCGTCTGGGATTACGATCTGCGGACCGGCCAGTACTGGTGGTCGAAGGAGTTTCCGGCCCTGCTCGGCTACGGCCCGGCGGAGCTGGAGATGACCGCGCGGACCTGGGAGTCGCTGATCCACCCGGAGGAGCGGCCGCGCGTCGTCGCGGAATCCCGCAGCCGCGTGCGCGACAAGGACAGCGCCTACGCCACCGTCTACCGCATGCGCCGCCGCGACGGCGGCTGGAGCTGGATCGAGGACCGGGCGACCGCCCTGCGCGACGGCGAGGGAACGGCCGTCCGCCTGACCGGCACCATGTCCGACGTGACGGAGCGCATGCAGGCCGAACGGGATCTGGCGCGCGAACGGAACGTCCTTCAGATCACGCTCGACAACACCGACCAGGGCATCATCATGGTGGACCGCAACCTGCGGGTCGTCATGTCCAACCGCCGCGCCGCGGAGCTTCTCGACGTGCCGGCGGCCTTCCTGGCCGGCAACCCGCTGTTCCCCGAGATCATCCAGCGCCAGCGCGCCCAGGGCGCCTTCGAGGATTTCAGCATCGATCCCGACCTGGAACTGGACGACACCGCCGTGGTTCCCGACCAGCCCTTCGCCTTCAAGCGGCGGCGGCCCGACGGCACGATCATCGAGGTGCGGTCCAACCCCCTGCCGGAGGGCGGCTTCGTCCGCACCTTCACCGACGTGACGGTGGAGGCGCGCTCCGCCGAGGAGGTGTTCCACGCCATGGAGGCGCTGGAGACCGCCTACGCCGACCTCAAGGAAACCCAGGACAGCCTCGTCCAGGCGGAGAAGATGGCCTCGCTCGCCCTGCTGGTGGCTGGCGTCGCGCACGAGATCAACACGCCGGTGGGCATCGCCTACAGCTGCTCCACCCATCTGGCGTCGAAGACGCAGACGCTGACCGAGGCCTTCGCGAAGGGCGCGCTGAAGAAGTCCGACCTCACCGCCTATGTGGCGGCGGCGGGCGAATCCGCGCGCCTGATCGAGCAGAACCTGACCCGCGCGGCGGAGCTGATCCAGAGCTTCAAGCGCGTCGCCGTCGACCAGACCAGCCAGGAGCGCCGCCGCTTCGACCTGCGCTCCTACCTGGACGAGATCATCACCTCGCTGGGGCCGCGCCTGCGCAAGAGCCCGCACCGGATGACCGTCGCCTGCCCGGACGGCATCACCATGGACGGCTACCCCGGCGCGCTCAGCCAGGTCATCACCAATCTGGTCATCAACGCGCTGACCCACGCCTTCCCCGACGGGCGGGAGGGCGCGATGGCGCTGACCGTGGAGGAACTGCCGGACGGCGAGCTGGACATCCGCTTTTCCGACGACGGCGTCGGCATCGCCCCGGACAATCTGCCCAAGGTGTTCGAACCTTTCTTCACGACCAAGCGCGGCACCGGGGGCAGCGGGCTCGGCCTCCACATCGTCTTCAATCTGGTGACGCAATCGCTGGGCGGCCGGATTTCGGTGGAGAGCCCGCGTCCGAACGACCGCCCGGGCGGGGGCACCAGCTTCCTCCTGCGGATTCCCCTGACGGCGCCGCGGATGGCCGGCGCCGCCGGGATGGACCCGGCAACCGACGCAGCATGA
- a CDS encoding STAS domain-containing protein gives MNFQVRRSSETIEVLLSGRLEFTDHDSLPDIVDLLNGEGARRVVLDMDGLTFIDSAGIGMLLILQDEAEQRNIKLVLRKLQGDVLRSIDLARIGEVVTIER, from the coding sequence ATGAATTTCCAGGTGCGCCGTTCCTCCGAAACCATCGAGGTGCTGTTGAGCGGCCGGTTGGAATTCACCGACCATGACAGCCTTCCCGACATCGTGGACCTGCTGAACGGGGAGGGCGCGCGCCGCGTCGTCCTGGACATGGACGGGCTGACTTTCATCGACTCCGCGGGGATCGGCATGCTGCTGATCCTCCAGGACGAGGCGGAGCAGCGCAACATCAAGCTGGTGCTGCGCAAGCTGCAGGGCGACGTGCTGCGCTCCATCGATCTGGCGCGGATCGGCGAAGTCGTCACCATCGAACGGTGA
- a CDS encoding ATP-binding protein, with translation MDGPSASSTSLPPGPAGAVRPFSVMRDRVPADIAARVAARFGVGDAAGGAEDAVDDRVAAAVLLAQADRDILRGAFGLNRFLTVELTEREDGTGAIDADWLGAPPVERGFYLSLTTGTAYGLQCAVLVCDELTRRGVLTPERRGNIELCLHEAIANAIVHGNLGIPSATKEQPEGYRLFSRLLRERLGDGAVRQRRIDIFARWGAGSLSIAVVDQGNGFDAATLPQDTDSGAHSGRGFVFMRALARRIHVTDGGRCTLLQFDL, from the coding sequence ATGGACGGTCCCTCCGCCTCCTCCACCAGCCTTCCGCCCGGTCCGGCGGGCGCGGTACGCCCCTTCAGCGTGATGAGGGACCGGGTGCCGGCGGACATCGCCGCACGGGTCGCGGCGCGCTTCGGCGTGGGCGATGCCGCCGGGGGTGCCGAAGACGCCGTCGATGACCGGGTGGCCGCCGCGGTCCTGCTGGCCCAGGCCGACCGGGACATCCTGCGCGGCGCCTTCGGGCTCAACCGCTTCCTGACGGTGGAACTGACGGAGCGCGAGGACGGCACCGGCGCCATCGACGCCGACTGGCTGGGCGCCCCGCCGGTGGAGCGGGGATTCTACCTGTCGCTGACGACCGGCACGGCCTACGGCCTGCAATGCGCGGTTCTGGTCTGCGACGAGCTGACCCGGCGCGGCGTGCTGACGCCGGAGCGGCGGGGCAACATCGAGCTGTGCCTGCACGAGGCCATCGCCAACGCCATCGTCCACGGCAATCTGGGCATTCCCAGCGCGACCAAGGAGCAGCCGGAGGGCTACCGCCTGTTCAGCCGGCTGTTGCGCGAACGGCTGGGCGACGGCGCCGTGCGGCAGCGGCGGATCGACATCTTCGCGCGCTGGGGCGCCGGCAGCCTGTCCATCGCGGTGGTCGACCAGGGCAACGGGTTCGACGCCGCGACCCTGCCGCAGGACACCGACAGCGGCGCCCATTCCGGACGCGGCTTCGTGTTCATGCGGGCGCTGGCCCGGCGCATCCACGTGACCGACGGCGGGCGCTGCACCCTGCTGCAGTTCGACCTGTGA
- a CDS encoding fused response regulator/phosphatase, with translation MPISLAASRVLIVDDNEFNRKSLALMIRRAGLTQIEVAENGVEGLRKVESFRPDLVLLDVSMPVMDGLEMCRRLRERLTHEELPILFETALDSDEEQVRCFEAGGSDFISKPIKPGECVARVRHQLEKRKLFTDLANFRARVERELKHAKAMQLSLLPEPKELEAVAERYELVLDAHFETSSELGGDFWNVYPLDSHRVAVLMVDFAGHGITAAINTFRLHTLIDRFPMQHVPPSEWLSGLNRALKEVLPVGQFATAFFGILDLHTDTLTYASAGAPNPVVGIAGELRLLDSAGLVLGASRRAVYADRSLRLPRGSCLFLYSDALIECSGPDHEPIGQDGVPGLLRDAIAANRARPLGPLLERFYARTSLPLRDDLTAVWIARRA, from the coding sequence ATGCCCATTTCCCTCGCCGCCAGCCGTGTCCTGATCGTCGACGACAACGAGTTCAACAGGAAGTCGCTGGCCCTGATGATCCGCCGCGCCGGGCTGACCCAGATCGAGGTCGCCGAGAACGGCGTGGAGGGGCTGCGCAAGGTGGAGAGCTTCCGCCCCGACCTCGTCCTGCTCGACGTCAGCATGCCGGTGATGGACGGGCTGGAAATGTGCCGGCGCCTGCGCGAGCGGCTGACCCACGAGGAGTTGCCGATCCTCTTCGAGACCGCGCTGGACAGCGACGAGGAGCAGGTCCGCTGCTTCGAGGCCGGGGGCAGCGACTTCATCTCCAAGCCGATCAAGCCCGGCGAGTGCGTCGCCCGCGTCCGCCACCAGCTCGAAAAGCGCAAGCTGTTCACCGACCTCGCCAACTTCCGCGCGCGCGTGGAGCGGGAGCTGAAGCACGCCAAGGCGATGCAGCTGTCCCTGCTGCCCGAGCCGAAGGAGCTGGAGGCCGTCGCCGAGCGGTACGAGCTGGTGCTGGACGCCCATTTCGAAACGTCGTCGGAGCTGGGCGGCGATTTCTGGAACGTCTACCCGCTGGACAGCCACCGCGTCGCCGTCCTGATGGTCGATTTCGCCGGGCACGGCATCACCGCCGCCATCAACACCTTCCGCCTGCACACGCTGATCGACCGCTTCCCCATGCAGCATGTGCCGCCGTCGGAATGGCTGTCCGGGCTGAACCGGGCGCTGAAGGAGGTGCTGCCGGTCGGGCAGTTCGCCACGGCCTTCTTCGGCATCCTGGACCTGCACACCGACACGCTGACCTACGCCTCGGCCGGCGCGCCGAACCCGGTGGTGGGGATCGCCGGGGAACTGCGGCTGCTCGATTCGGCGGGGCTGGTGCTGGGCGCGTCGCGTCGCGCCGTCTACGCCGACCGCAGCCTGCGCCTGCCGCGCGGAAGCTGCCTGTTCCTCTACAGCGACGCACTGATCGAATGCAGCGGCCCGGACCACGAGCCGATCGGCCAGGACGGGGTACCCGGCCTGCTGCGCGACGCCATCGCCGCCAACCGCGCCCGCCCGCTGGGGCCGCTGCTGGAGCGCTTCTACGCCCGCACCAGCCTGCCGCTGCGCGACGACCTGACCGCCGTGTGGATCGCCCGCCGGGCGTGA
- a CDS encoding DedA family protein, producing MTWLQDWGDAFYPLAFIWAFFEGETFVIFGGMGAHLGIINLYWLVAAVWIGSFMGDQCYFWIGRKWGAKALARFPAAEARASRVLHWLEVYGVGFILAFRFLYGVRNIASVAVGTSRMPWRKFLFWNFIAAGIWAWSFAGAGYLFGEAAAAIGENGPKILLLIALGIGVTLFAVKSVMWVRRRYAASETQA from the coding sequence ATGACCTGGCTCCAGGATTGGGGCGATGCCTTCTATCCCCTGGCCTTCATATGGGCCTTCTTCGAAGGCGAGACCTTCGTGATTTTCGGCGGGATGGGCGCGCATCTGGGGATCATCAACCTTTACTGGTTGGTTGCCGCCGTCTGGATCGGCAGTTTCATGGGCGACCAGTGCTATTTCTGGATCGGCCGCAAATGGGGCGCCAAGGCGCTGGCCCGCTTCCCGGCGGCGGAGGCCCGCGCGTCCCGCGTCCTGCATTGGCTGGAGGTGTACGGGGTCGGCTTCATCCTCGCATTCCGCTTCCTTTACGGGGTGCGCAACATCGCCTCGGTCGCCGTCGGCACATCCCGCATGCCCTGGCGCAAATTCCTGTTCTGGAACTTCATCGCCGCGGGCATCTGGGCCTGGAGCTTCGCCGGGGCCGGCTACCTGTTCGGCGAGGCCGCCGCCGCCATCGGCGAGAACGGCCCGAAGATTCTCCTGCTCATCGCGCTGGGCATCGGCGTCACCCTCTTCGCGGTGAAGAGCGTGATGTGGGTCCGCCGCCGCTACGCCGCCTCCGAGACGCAGGCGTAA